One window of Candidatus Methylomirabilota bacterium genomic DNA carries:
- the rbsK gene encoding ribokinase, producing MPRVLVVGSANVDFTVQVARLPRPGETVSGGTLLVNHGGKGANQAVAARRLGAEVRLIACVGDDASGRAIRQALAGEGIGVDGVVASAVAATGTALIVVDTEGRNQIAVAPGANRALDVEHLRARDEDFAWTQVVVCQLETPLASVGWALEAARRRRAITILNPAPPPDAPLEFLALVDYLTPNGGEAERLGGVPVRDRAEAAQAAGRLRQRGAGVVVVTLGEEGVLAHGPAGLHHAPAFPIVAVDTTAAGDAFNGALAVALAEGAELAPALRFANATAALACTRRGAQASLPTRSEVERLLQR from the coding sequence GTGCCCCGCGTCCTGGTAGTCGGCTCGGCCAACGTCGACTTCACGGTGCAGGTCGCTCGCCTGCCGCGCCCGGGCGAGACGGTCAGCGGGGGGACCCTGCTCGTCAACCACGGTGGCAAGGGCGCCAACCAGGCGGTGGCCGCGCGCCGGCTGGGCGCCGAGGTCCGGCTGATCGCCTGCGTCGGCGACGACGCCTCGGGTCGCGCGATCCGCCAGGCCCTGGCCGGGGAAGGGATCGGTGTCGACGGTGTGGTGGCCAGCGCCGTGGCGGCGACCGGCACCGCGCTCATCGTCGTCGACACCGAGGGTCGGAATCAGATCGCGGTGGCTCCGGGGGCGAACCGAGCGCTGGACGTGGAGCACCTGAGAGCGCGGGACGAGGACTTCGCCTGGACCCAGGTCGTCGTGTGTCAGCTCGAGACGCCGCTGGCCAGTGTCGGTTGGGCGCTCGAGGCCGCCCGCCGGCGGCGGGCGATCACCATCCTCAACCCCGCGCCACCGCCGGATGCCCCGCTGGAGTTCCTGGCGCTCGTCGATTACCTCACGCCCAACGGGGGCGAGGCCGAGCGGCTCGGCGGCGTACCGGTCCGGGACAGGGCCGAGGCCGCGCAGGCGGCCGGGCGATTGCGCCAGCGGGGAGCGGGTGTGGTCGTCGTGACGCTGGGCGAGGAGGGGGTGCTGGCCCACGGCCCGGCCGGCCTGCACCATGCGCCGGCGTTCCCCATCGTGGCGGTCGATACCACGGCGGCCGGCGACGCCTTCAATGGGGCGCTGGCCGTGGCGCTGGCCGAGGGAGCCGAGCTGGCCCCGGCGCTGAGGTTCGCCAACGCGACGGCGGCGCTCGCGTGCACGCGTCGGGGAGCTCAAGCGTCCCTGCCCACGCGGAGCGAGGTCGAGCGGCTGCTGCAGAGATGA
- a CDS encoding acetyl-CoA hydrolase/transferase C-terminal domain-containing protein — MRSFARTTLADAVARLRPGMKVLVPPGCGEPVALVAEVCRQADRLQDVALMVGIHLGGYPFARPEMAALRVATWHMSPRLEDARRRGRVEFVPARYFDLVRDFGHGGRWAPDCVLVHCAPPDARGYLSLGVAVGITLPAARRAPLVLAQVNPNMPRSRGNACLHRSQIDAWVEVDEPLLAYPSPPLGDVERAIGRHVAELIPNGATVQVGVGAIPQAVLEALGDHRELALHSLLVDAGVTLVERGVVTCARKRLHRGRMDIAEAMGTRRLFDFLHDNPVVNMESSEWVHDPQVVAALDRFVAVNSALEVDLTGQVTAESLGPRQVAGIGGQLDFVLGASRSRGGAAIIALPSTGRDGSVSRIVPRLARGAAVTTPRVLVDWVVTEHGAAALRGRSETERAAALLAVAGPDFREELALGVTS; from the coding sequence ATGCGATCGTTCGCCCGCACCACGCTCGCCGACGCCGTGGCCCGGCTGCGTCCGGGAATGAAGGTCCTGGTCCCTCCGGGCTGCGGCGAGCCCGTGGCGCTGGTGGCGGAGGTCTGCCGCCAGGCCGATCGGCTCCAGGACGTGGCCCTCATGGTCGGCATTCATCTGGGCGGTTACCCGTTCGCTCGCCCGGAGATGGCGGCGCTGCGCGTGGCGACCTGGCACATGTCGCCGCGCCTGGAGGACGCGCGCCGCCGCGGCCGCGTGGAGTTCGTGCCGGCGCGCTACTTCGACCTGGTTCGAGACTTCGGGCATGGTGGCCGGTGGGCGCCCGACTGCGTGCTGGTCCACTGCGCGCCGCCGGACGCCCGCGGCTACCTGAGCCTGGGCGTGGCGGTGGGGATCACGCTGCCCGCGGCGCGCCGGGCTCCGCTCGTCCTGGCCCAGGTCAACCCCAACATGCCCCGCTCCCGGGGCAACGCCTGCCTGCACCGGAGCCAGATCGACGCCTGGGTGGAGGTGGACGAGCCGCTCCTGGCCTATCCCTCGCCGCCGCTGGGCGACGTCGAGCGCGCCATCGGCCGGCACGTGGCCGAGCTAATCCCGAACGGCGCCACCGTCCAGGTCGGCGTGGGGGCCATCCCCCAGGCGGTCCTGGAGGCTCTCGGCGATCACCGAGAGCTCGCCCTTCATTCGCTGCTCGTCGACGCCGGCGTGACGCTCGTCGAGCGCGGGGTGGTCACCTGCGCCCGCAAGCGCCTGCATCGGGGGCGGATGGACATCGCCGAAGCCATGGGCACGCGCCGGCTCTTCGACTTCCTGCACGACAACCCCGTGGTCAACATGGAGTCGTCCGAGTGGGTGCACGATCCTCAGGTCGTGGCTGCCCTCGACCGCTTCGTGGCCGTCAACTCCGCCCTGGAGGTCGACCTCACCGGTCAGGTGACCGCCGAGAGCCTGGGGCCGCGGCAGGTGGCCGGTATCGGCGGGCAGCTCGATTTCGTGCTCGGCGCCTCGCGCTCGCGGGGCGGCGCCGCGATCATCGCCTTGCCTTCGACGGGCCGCGACGGCAGCGTGTCGCGCATCGTGCCCCGCCTGGCGCGGGGCGCGGCGGTGACGACGCCGCGCGTCCTCGTGGACTGGGTCGTCACCGAGCACGGGGCCGCCGCGTTACGTGGGCGGAGCGAAACAGAACGGGCCGCGGCCTTGCTGGCCGTGGCCGGTCCGGACTTTCGTGAGGAGCTGGCGCTCGGGGTTACTTCCTAG
- a CDS encoding nucleoside hydrolase: MSDSVIPLLIDTDPGIDDALALLLAWGSRKARVEVLTTVAGNTPLERGTLNVFRLLALRQPTPFPRVAAGAAKPLSRPLTTAGRYHGEDGLGDLDDWPPVTVRPAPEPAAAAMVEAARRHGGRLRLVALGPLTNVALALESDSRAMIGLGRLVAMGGAVDVPGNVTPTAEFNIHVDPEAATRVLAAGFQLDLVPLDATRQAVLERQALEAALSGAPEPAAARILAFTRRAFRIDGDAMYLHDPLAVAVALDPTLVEWEAVRLEIGGDGATRRVPGPPNCRAARRVDTERFLPLLLERLCPASW; this comes from the coding sequence ATGAGTGATTCCGTGATCCCCCTGCTCATCGATACCGACCCCGGCATCGACGACGCCCTGGCCCTCCTGCTGGCGTGGGGTTCCCGGAAGGCCAGGGTGGAAGTGCTCACGACGGTGGCCGGCAACACGCCTCTCGAGCGCGGCACGCTCAACGTGTTCCGTCTGCTGGCGCTGCGCCAGCCCACGCCGTTTCCCCGGGTAGCGGCCGGGGCCGCCAAGCCCCTGTCGAGGCCGCTGACCACCGCGGGCCGGTACCACGGCGAGGACGGGCTCGGAGACCTCGACGACTGGCCGCCCGTCACGGTGCGGCCGGCGCCCGAGCCGGCGGCCGCCGCCATGGTGGAGGCCGCGCGCCGGCACGGCGGTCGGCTCCGGCTGGTGGCCCTGGGTCCGCTGACCAACGTGGCCCTGGCCCTGGAATCCGACAGCCGGGCCATGATTGGTCTCGGGCGACTGGTCGCGATGGGAGGCGCCGTCGACGTGCCGGGCAACGTGACGCCGACCGCCGAGTTCAACATCCACGTCGACCCCGAGGCGGCCACCCGGGTCCTGGCGGCGGGATTCCAGCTGGACCTCGTTCCCCTCGACGCCACCCGCCAGGCCGTGCTCGAGCGGCAGGCGCTCGAAGCCGCGCTGAGCGGCGCGCCCGAGCCCGCCGCCGCCCGAATCCTGGCCTTCACCCGGCGGGCATTCCGCATCGACGGCGACGCGATGTATCTGCACGATCCCCTCGCGGTCGCCGTTGCCCTCGATCCCACGCTGGTGGAGTGGGAGGCGGTGCGCCTGGAGATCGGCGGGGACGGGGCGACGCGCCGCGTCCCCGGTCCGCCGAACTGTCGGGCAGCCCGGCGCGTGGACACCGAGCGCTTCCTGCCCTTGCTCCTCGAGCGGTTGTGCCCCGCGTCCTGGTAG